The following are encoded together in the Brassica napus cultivar Da-Ae chromosome A9, Da-Ae, whole genome shotgun sequence genome:
- the LOC106454250 gene encoding putative nuclease HARBI1 isoform X1, producing the protein MSSSSSDGVDEAVEEWFDEEFDNLVDSLVNDQAKKPKRRAYYERHREEGHNQLWNDYFREHATYPPEMFRRRFRMHKPLFLRIVDALRNEVPYFQQRRNAHGRYGLSTLQKCTAAIRMLAYGQSGDTYDEYLRLGESTALLCLDNFTNAIIQLFGDEYLRKPTADDLQRLLDIGELRGFPGMVGSIDCMHWEWKNCPTAWRGQYTRGSGKPTIILEAVASQDLWIWHAFFGLPGTLNDINVLDRSPVFDDVIQGRAPKVNFKVNNHNYRMAYYLSDGIYPKWSTFIQSISLPQTPKAQLFAQHQEAVRKDVERAFGVLQARFAIVKNPALLWDKEKIGRIMRCCVILHNMIVEDERDRFTQFDTDEFESGESSRSSQVDVVSSTESLSNVGEMRGTRNQIRDQQIHHRLKADLVENIWQKFGNFDE; encoded by the coding sequence atgtcatCCTCATCGTCAGATGGCGTAGATGAAGCTGTTGAAGAATGGTTCGATGAAGAATTTGATAATCTCGTCGACTCCCTAGTTAATGATCAAGCAAAAAAACCAAAGAGACGGGCTTACTACGAAAGACATCGGGAAGAAGGACACAATCAACTATGGAATGACTATTTCAGGGAACATGCTACATACCCACCGGAAATGTTTAGAAGACGTTTTCGAATGCACAAGCCattgttccttcgcattgtGGATGCTTTAAGAAATGAAGTTCCATactttcagcaaagaagaaaTGCTCACGGAAGGTACGGCCTATCTACACTACAAAAGTGTACAGCAGCTATACGTATGCTAGCATATGGTCAATCAGGAGATACgtatgacgaatatctccgactagGTGAAAGTACTGCACTTTTATGTTTAGACAATTTCACTAATGCGATAATACAATTGTTTGGCGATGAGTATCTAAGAAAACCTACAGCTGATGATCTTCAACGATTACTGGATATTGGAGAGTTACGCGGGTTCCCAGGAATGGTTggcagcatcgactgtatgcattgggagtggaaaaattgccCAACAGCTTGGAGAGGACAGTACACACGTGGttcaggaaagccgacaattATCTTAGAGGCGGTggcatcacaagatctttggatatggcacgcatttTTCGGACTTCCAGGTACCCTCAACGAtattaatgttcttgatcggtcaccGGTTTTTGATGACGTTATACAAGGTCGAGCTCCTAAAGTCAATTTCAAAGTCAACAACCACAATTATCGTATGGCGTACTATCTTAGCGACGGAATTTATCCgaaatggtcaacatttatccaatcaatCTCACTTCCTCAAACTCCAAAAGCACAGCTAtttgctcaacatcaagaagccgtaagaaaagatgtcgaacgtgCTTTCGGAGTATTGCAAGCGAGGTTTGCAATAGTTAAAAACCCAGCATTACTTTGGGACAAGGAAAAAATAGGAAGGATTATGAGATGTTGTGTCATACTGCACAACATGATAGTAGAGGACGAACGCGACAGATTCACTCAGTTTGATACAGATGAATTCGAATCAGGAGAGTCAAGCAGAAGTTCCCAGGTTGATGTCGTCTCCTCTACGGAAAGCCTTTCTAATGTCGGTGAAATGCGTGGGACTCGCAATCAAATTCGGGATCAACAAATACATCatcgtttgaaagctgatttagttgaaaatatATGGCAAAAGTTTGGTAATTTTGATGAATAA
- the LOC106454250 gene encoding uncharacterized protein LOC106454250 isoform X3, producing the protein MDPAEEIRDTKRHQEYCNMLGYVADSEYGIPRRCPCGGRIIDEVRVKEEHDTHPGKRFFSCINYEADGFHYRQPWVIGVQEEIERLRKRVEEADEVIKLVPNLTKQIESVEAQVKRLSLLLDHLTGDVYNLTVQMANLEKVCFE; encoded by the exons ATGGATCCCGCAGAGGAGATAAGAGATACAAAGAGGCATCAGGAGTACTGCAACATGTTGGGATACGTCGCAGATTCCGAATATGGGATTCCTAGAAGATGTCCCTGTGGTGGGAGAATCATTGACGAGGTTCGGGTGAAGGAGGAGCACGACACTCATCCTGGGAAGCGCTTCTTCAGCTGCATAAACTACGAG GCTGATGGATTTCATTATCGTCAGCCTTGGGTAATAGGCGTCCAGGAGGAGATCGAACGCCTGCGTAAGCGTGTAGAAGAGGCTGATGAGGTGATCAAGTTGGTGCCCAATCTCACCAAACAGATTGAGAGTGTTGAG GCACAGGTTAAAAGGCTAAGTTTGCTGCTTGATCACCTCACTGGAGACGTTTATAACCTCACAGTGCAGATGGCTAATCTGGAGAAGGTCTGCTTTGAATGA
- the LOC106454250 gene encoding glutathione S-transferase T3-like isoform X2, translated as MDPLSLTSPGPVNIDVGSSDVPKPVERKKWTTQEDLVLISAWLNTSKDPIVSNQQKLGSFWKRIEDYFNSSPQLTGSASREWSQCKQRWGRLNDQVSKFVGSYEAALKEQASGQNENDVMKSAHDIFFNDYHSKFILEHAWRELRFDQKWRSISLPRDGAKEKRKESAETVPDSEEARPPGVKASKAAKRKKNGNEAAYDRLQSILDLKQNISKQKLLDRLLSKKEALTDSEMSLKEKLVAEML; from the coding sequence ATGGATCCGCTTTCCCTTACTTCTCCCGGCCCTGTGAACATAGACGTAGGGTCTTCTGATGTTCCTAAGCCGGTGGAAAGGAAAAAGTGGACAACACAAGAAGACTTAGTCCTTATAAGTGCTTGGTTAAACACAAGCAAGGATCCCATAGTTAGTAACCAGCAGAAGTTAGGGTCGTTTTGGAAAAGAATTGAGGATTATTTCAATTCAAGCCCTCAGCTCACAGGCTCTGCTTCTAGAGAGTGGAGTCAGTGCaagcagaggtggggaaggCTCAATGACCAGGTGTCTAAGTTTGTGGGAAGCTATGAGGCCGCTTTGAAGGAGCAAGCTAGTGGCCAAAATGAGAACGATGTCATGAAGTCTGCCCATGACATCTTCTTCAACGACTACCACAGCAAGTTCATACTTGAACATGCGTGGAGGGAGCTGCGGTTCGATCAAAAATGGAGGTCTATCTCTTTACCAAGAGATGGTGCaaaggagaaaaggaaggaaTCTGCAGAGACGGTGCCTGACTCGGAAGAGGCAAGGCCACCTGGTGTTAAGGCTTCCAAAGCAGCCAAACGCAAGAAGAATGGGAATGAAGCTGCATATGATCGACTACAGAGCATTCTAGACTTGAAACAGAACATATCCAAACAGAAACTACTAGATCGTCTCCTCTCAAAAAAAGAAGCTCTCACTGATAGTGAGATGTCTCTGAAGGAGAAACTCGTAGCTGAGATGCTTTGA